A window of the Butyricimonas faecalis genome harbors these coding sequences:
- the tsaE gene encoding tRNA (adenosine(37)-N6)-threonylcarbamoyltransferase complex ATPase subunit type 1 TsaE — MRWIIDSVDDLKRVAKEFLESTGDNKIYALYGPMGVGKTTFVKAVAECLGVEDDVNSPTFAIVNEYLAATGESLFHFDFYRVKSIEEAMDFGYEEYFYSGNRCFIEWPEMVEALLPENTLICKFSELADGRRELVIEEKL; from the coding sequence ATGCGCTGGATAATTGACAGTGTTGATGATTTGAAGCGGGTTGCAAAGGAGTTTTTGGAAAGTACCGGGGACAACAAAATATATGCTCTATACGGGCCTATGGGAGTGGGGAAGACCACTTTCGTGAAGGCTGTGGCCGAATGTTTGGGAGTAGAGGATGATGTAAATTCCCCAACGTTTGCTATCGTGAACGAGTATTTGGCAGCAACGGGAGAGTCGCTTTTTCATTTCGATTTCTATCGGGTGAAGAGTATCGAGGAGGCAATGGATTTCGGTTACGAGGAATATTTTTATAGCGGGAATCGTTGTTTTATCGAGTGGCCGGAGATGGTGGAGGCTCTGTTGCCGGAAAACACGTTGATTTGTAAATTCTCTGAGTTGGCAGATGGCCGGAGAGAGTTGGTGATTGAAGAAAAACTATAA
- a CDS encoding alanine dehydrogenase encodes MDNSGKLSGAQIDREWFLYQEKEVFAEYRQKRLTIGLPNETERRENRVCLTPEAVSVMVDMGHTIMVQRGAGEAAHYHDREYADAGAQMVDTCEEVYTADIILKPTPVTQGDVEMMHDRQVILSPIELFELRKEAVVEMMQKKVTAVGFDILKDENGGYPVVQMMSEISGSSAIMIASEYLSNSREGKGILLGGVTGITPAEVVILGAGTLGEYAARTALALGAEVKVFDHSLERLRRINHCLGQRVYTSVFHKPVLERALLSADVLIGALRFFDDDLGVTVSEEQVRLMKQGAVIVDMSIGHGGCIETSGPTTHENPTYVYNGVIHYCVPNVPSRVARTASIAYSNLFTPLFDKISQTGGFNAAIKNDKGLRHGVYVYNGVLTKRVIADRYGLVSRDIDLLLAAF; translated from the coding sequence ATGGATAACTCGGGTAAATTATCGGGAGCCCAGATTGATCGGGAGTGGTTTTTATATCAAGAAAAAGAGGTATTCGCGGAATACCGGCAGAAACGATTGACAATTGGTTTACCCAATGAGACCGAGCGACGGGAGAACCGGGTGTGTTTAACCCCTGAGGCTGTGTCTGTCATGGTTGACATGGGGCACACGATAATGGTGCAACGGGGAGCCGGAGAGGCGGCACATTACCATGACCGGGAGTATGCTGATGCGGGAGCCCAGATGGTGGATACTTGTGAGGAAGTGTACACGGCGGATATTATTCTTAAACCGACTCCAGTGACGCAAGGAGACGTGGAGATGATGCATGACCGACAGGTTATTTTGTCCCCCATCGAGCTTTTTGAGTTACGAAAAGAGGCTGTTGTAGAGATGATGCAGAAGAAGGTGACGGCTGTCGGGTTTGATATTCTGAAAGATGAAAACGGGGGGTATCCCGTGGTGCAAATGATGAGCGAGATTTCAGGAAGTTCGGCCATTATGATCGCTAGCGAGTATCTAAGTAATTCCCGGGAAGGGAAAGGGATTTTGCTAGGCGGGGTGACGGGAATCACGCCCGCGGAGGTCGTTATATTAGGTGCCGGGACTTTGGGTGAATACGCGGCTCGCACGGCGTTGGCTTTGGGGGCAGAGGTGAAGGTTTTTGATCATTCGTTGGAACGTTTACGCCGGATAAATCATTGTCTGGGGCAACGGGTATATACTTCTGTTTTTCATAAGCCGGTTTTGGAACGGGCGTTATTGTCGGCCGATGTGCTGATCGGGGCATTGCGCTTTTTTGATGATGATTTGGGTGTCACCGTGTCTGAAGAACAGGTGAGGCTGATGAAACAAGGGGCGGTAATCGTGGATATGTCCATTGGGCATGGCGGGTGTATCGAAACGTCTGGTCCGACTACCCACGAGAATCCGACTTATGTGTATAACGGGGTAATCCATTATTGTGTTCCGAATGTTCCGTCGAGGGTGGCTCGTACGGCTTCTATTGCCTATAGTAATTTATTCACTCCTTTGTTTGATAAGATTTCCCAGACGGGAGGTTTTAATGCCGCCATAAAAAATGATAAGGGCTTGCGACACGGGGTGTACGTTTATAACGGAGTGTTGACCAAACGAGTGATTGCCGATCGTTATGGGTTGGTTTCCAGGGATATTGATTTGTTGTTAGCGGCTTTCTGA
- a CDS encoding L-lactate permease: protein MFEILFALLPMAILIISMGICKWPGDKSSLLTLAITVILAVFAFGTPVQEIGSTLINSTARACITILSVIWMAVFSYNILLDSGKIEILKKQLAAISTDKSVQVLLITWGFGGLLEGMAGYGTSVAIPAAILVTLGFRPLFAVLVSLIANSEPTTFGAVGIAETVLMEETGCPLPELCKATIQQLYPFIFLIPITLAILADRRRQALIKNILLGTLVGGTSFLAQYVTAVYLGPEMPAILGSICSIIAIIAWSKWSGRGKKDTLPTQHSSRQIYKAWSVYGLIIFFILLAIPFNFRATSLLLFAGAFIGGQIQGVSTSRQFKLLGKTLVQIRSTVIMVIALVGISALMELSGMVQLLADTLTTFSGKYYAFWSPLIGETGTFITGSGTSANILFGKLQAGIAANMNIDPSWLAAANTTGTTAGKIISPQSIAIAASACQLQGQEGEILKQAFPYALVYGILLGIIVFMG from the coding sequence ATGTTCGAAATCTTGTTTGCCTTACTACCCATGGCCATACTAATCATATCCATGGGAATATGCAAATGGCCCGGGGACAAGAGTAGCCTGCTTACCCTCGCCATCACTGTTATTTTAGCCGTTTTCGCCTTTGGAACACCTGTACAAGAAATCGGTTCAACATTGATAAACAGTACAGCACGTGCCTGCATCACCATTCTTTCTGTCATTTGGATGGCCGTGTTCAGCTATAATATTCTGTTAGATTCCGGTAAAATTGAAATACTAAAAAAACAGTTGGCAGCTATCTCCACGGATAAAAGTGTACAAGTATTACTAATCACGTGGGGATTCGGCGGGTTATTAGAAGGGATGGCCGGTTATGGAACCTCGGTAGCCATCCCAGCCGCCATACTTGTAACACTTGGATTTCGCCCGTTGTTTGCCGTGCTCGTGAGCCTCATCGCCAACAGCGAACCCACGACATTCGGGGCCGTCGGCATAGCGGAAACCGTTCTCATGGAAGAAACCGGCTGCCCGTTACCGGAATTATGCAAGGCAACCATCCAACAACTATATCCTTTCATATTCTTAATCCCGATCACGTTGGCTATATTGGCTGACAGACGTCGCCAAGCATTAATAAAAAACATTTTACTCGGTACCCTTGTCGGGGGCACATCTTTCCTCGCTCAATACGTTACTGCCGTATATCTCGGTCCGGAAATGCCGGCCATTCTAGGCAGCATTTGTTCCATCATTGCCATTATAGCGTGGAGTAAATGGAGTGGAAGGGGTAAAAAAGATACCCTCCCCACGCAACATTCGTCCCGACAAATATACAAGGCATGGAGTGTTTACGGCCTTATCATTTTCTTTATATTACTAGCCATTCCCTTCAATTTTAGGGCTACGAGTTTATTGCTTTTTGCCGGAGCTTTTATCGGGGGACAGATACAGGGGGTAAGCACAAGCAGGCAGTTCAAATTATTAGGCAAAACCCTCGTACAAATCCGCAGTACCGTTATCATGGTCATTGCTCTAGTCGGTATATCCGCACTCATGGAACTATCCGGAATGGTACAATTACTTGCCGACACCCTAACCACCTTCTCTGGGAAGTATTACGCTTTCTGGTCTCCTTTAATCGGGGAAACAGGGACATTTATCACGGGTAGCGGAACCTCCGCAAACATCCTTTTCGGAAAACTACAAGCAGGAATTGCCGCCAACATGAACATTGATCCCTCTTGGCTTGCCGCGGCCAACACGACAGGCACTACCGCCGGGAAAATCATCTCCCCCCAAAGTATTGCCATCGCCGCCTCCGCGTGCCAGTTACAAGGCCAAGAAGGAGAAATCCTAAAACAAGCCTTTCCCTACGCACTCGTGTATGGTATATTATTGGGAATTATCGTATTTATGGGGTAA
- a CDS encoding D-glycero-alpha-D-manno-heptose-1,7-bisphosphate 7-phosphatase, giving the protein MKKAIFLDRDGTINSDEGHYYIYKIEDFVFNPGVIDGIRRLNEAGYLIIVVTNQGGVAKGEYTVEDVENLHAHMCKELEKHGAHVDKIYYCPHHSSIAPCPCRKPSPYMIEQAIREFDIDKSTSWLIGDGSRDIEAAEAAGIRGIKIPKNSDLTSVIDSILKQ; this is encoded by the coding sequence ATGAAAAAGGCTATATTTTTGGATCGAGACGGAACCATCAATTCTGATGAAGGACATTACTACATATACAAAATTGAAGACTTTGTTTTCAATCCCGGTGTCATTGACGGTATTCGTCGACTGAACGAAGCAGGTTATTTGATTATTGTCGTTACCAACCAAGGTGGAGTTGCCAAAGGAGAATACACGGTAGAAGACGTTGAAAATCTTCACGCACACATGTGCAAGGAACTGGAAAAACACGGGGCTCACGTGGACAAAATATACTATTGTCCCCATCACAGCAGCATCGCCCCTTGCCCATGCCGAAAACCATCACCTTACATGATAGAACAGGCCATCCGGGAATTTGACATTGACAAATCCACCTCATGGTTAATCGGGGATGGTTCCCGGGACATCGAGGCCGCCGAGGCTGCCGGAATCCGAGGAATTAAAATACCTAAAAACAGCGACTTAACCTCCGTTATTGATTCCATTCTCAAGCAATAA
- a CDS encoding IS110 family RNA-guided transposase, translated as MENFYFIGVDVSKKKLDFCVLLNGTIVLEEVVNNNIPSIRRFLETFLVDFKTSIDNLLVCAEHTGQYTFPLSIACQSLSCGLWLENPAQIKYSSGFSRGKNDKVDAHRIARYASRFSDNARYYQRPREEIERLKQLRNEQDLYKSDLAKYKGQLSDQREFMLDRVYQEKAQRLERLIEELEKLIKDIDLLVETIIRSCRVLWRQRELLLSVEGVGPSVALCLIIETEAFTRFDDPRKFACHAGVAPFRYTSGSSQHSRNKVSQRANKQIKTLLHMAALSITGRKSGELKAYYERKVKEGKNKMTVINAIRAKLIARMFAVIKKDQFYTPVYS; from the coding sequence ATGGAAAACTTTTATTTTATCGGGGTAGACGTTAGTAAAAAGAAACTTGATTTTTGCGTGTTGCTAAACGGCACGATAGTTCTTGAAGAAGTAGTAAACAATAACATCCCGTCGATACGTCGTTTCCTGGAAACGTTCTTGGTTGATTTTAAAACCTCGATCGATAACCTGCTAGTCTGTGCCGAGCACACGGGGCAGTACACCTTCCCCCTGTCAATCGCTTGCCAGTCTCTCTCTTGTGGTTTATGGCTTGAAAATCCAGCGCAGATCAAGTATTCTTCGGGCTTCTCACGTGGGAAGAATGACAAGGTCGATGCTCACCGAATCGCTCGCTACGCCTCTCGTTTCAGTGACAACGCTCGTTATTACCAGCGTCCTCGGGAAGAGATCGAGCGCCTCAAGCAGTTAAGGAACGAGCAAGACCTTTACAAGTCGGACTTGGCCAAGTACAAGGGGCAACTCTCCGACCAACGAGAGTTCATGCTTGATCGAGTCTATCAAGAGAAGGCTCAAAGACTGGAACGGTTGATAGAAGAGCTGGAAAAATTGATCAAAGATATCGATCTACTCGTCGAGACAATTATCCGTTCCTGCCGTGTTCTCTGGCGGCAGCGGGAGTTGTTGCTATCAGTCGAGGGGGTTGGGCCGAGTGTCGCCCTTTGCTTGATCATCGAGACTGAAGCGTTCACGCGCTTCGATGATCCCCGCAAGTTCGCCTGTCATGCCGGGGTAGCACCTTTCCGTTACACCTCGGGAAGCAGTCAACATTCCAGGAACAAGGTATCCCAGCGGGCGAACAAGCAAATCAAGACGTTGTTACACATGGCTGCCTTGTCGATCACGGGAAGGAAGTCTGGTGAGTTAAAGGCGTATTACGAGAGAAAGGTTAAGGAAGGAAAGAACAAGATGACGGTCATTAACGCGATCAGGGCAAAGCTGATCGCGAGAATGTTTGCTGTCATCAAAAAAGATCAATTTTATACCCCTGTTTATTCATGA
- the holA gene encoding DNA polymerase III subunit delta, giving the protein MKYEEIVADLKVGKYAPIYFLSGEESYFLDDIAARIEKNALTEDEKAFNQTILYGNDVSMTTVTDTARRFPMMSQRQVVIVKEAQNIRDFENLLPYIDHLQPTTILVFLYKNKKPDKRKGVFKKLSSSSHCVYFESAKLYENKIPDWIISYCKDKKYMISLKAAGILAESLGNDLSKVANELDKLMLLLPGGGEIKENLVEEHTGISKEFNTFELTAAIIQMDHLKANRIVNYFEANPKNNPLVLTISMLFRYFLNLLTYHYQKKTTPNQQEMARLLGINLYFLKDYTEGAKRYNAMKCANIISWLREYDLKSKGVGNANISDGELLKELIFKIMH; this is encoded by the coding sequence ATGAAATACGAAGAGATAGTTGCAGATTTAAAAGTAGGAAAATATGCCCCGATTTACTTTTTATCGGGAGAGGAGTCCTATTTCTTGGACGATATAGCGGCACGGATCGAGAAGAATGCCCTCACGGAAGACGAGAAGGCGTTTAACCAAACAATATTATACGGAAACGATGTCTCCATGACTACCGTGACCGACACAGCCCGTCGTTTTCCCATGATGTCACAACGTCAGGTTGTCATTGTCAAGGAAGCCCAGAATATTCGGGACTTTGAGAATTTACTGCCTTATATTGATCATTTGCAACCGACAACAATCCTCGTGTTTCTATATAAAAACAAGAAACCGGATAAACGTAAAGGGGTATTCAAGAAATTAAGCAGTTCTTCACACTGCGTTTATTTCGAATCGGCCAAACTTTATGAAAATAAAATTCCAGACTGGATTATCTCGTACTGCAAAGACAAGAAGTACATGATTTCGTTAAAAGCCGCAGGCATTCTAGCGGAAAGCTTGGGTAACGATTTGAGCAAGGTGGCCAATGAACTGGACAAACTCATGCTCTTGCTTCCCGGAGGCGGTGAAATCAAGGAAAATCTAGTGGAAGAACACACGGGTATTAGCAAGGAATTCAACACGTTCGAACTCACGGCTGCTATCATACAAATGGATCACCTGAAGGCAAACCGTATCGTGAATTATTTCGAAGCCAACCCCAAGAACAACCCGTTGGTACTCACGATCAGTATGTTGTTCCGGTATTTTCTAAACCTGCTGACGTACCACTACCAGAAGAAAACTACCCCTAACCAGCAGGAAATGGCCCGGCTGCTAGGGATTAATCTCTATTTTCTAAAAGATTACACGGAAGGAGCGAAAAGATATAACGCCATGAAATGTGCCAACATTATTTCTTGGTTACGGGAATATGACCTTAAATCAAAAGGTGTCGGTAACGCTAACATTTCTGACGGGGAACTATTGAAAGAACTGATATTTAAGATAATGCATTGA
- a CDS encoding DUF4294 domain-containing protein, which translates to MCKIFIISLLSLFINSFATAQSVVPSMIMGRDTIPHVLLHEVDVVARLKNPRKYARQQQRNLRMIHNVKKVFPYAKIAAAKINEIEYKLAQTDSEAKRKQIIKQEYKELMHTFKQPLMKLTVTQGKILVRLIYRETNNTSFNHIKEYKGTVNAYFWQSLALLFGNNLKADYEPNGRDREIEQIVRTLEKEHSSHISRR; encoded by the coding sequence ATGTGCAAAATATTTATCATATCACTCCTATCTTTATTTATTAACAGCTTTGCAACAGCGCAGAGTGTTGTCCCGTCCATGATCATGGGTAGGGATACCATACCCCATGTTCTTCTCCATGAAGTAGATGTGGTTGCCCGTTTGAAAAATCCCCGGAAATATGCCCGCCAGCAACAACGCAATTTAAGGATGATTCATAACGTGAAGAAAGTGTTCCCATACGCGAAAATAGCCGCCGCCAAGATCAACGAGATCGAGTATAAACTCGCACAAACGGACTCCGAGGCAAAACGGAAGCAAATTATCAAGCAAGAGTACAAGGAACTCATGCACACCTTCAAGCAACCGTTGATGAAATTAACCGTCACACAGGGAAAGATTCTCGTTCGCCTAATCTACCGGGAGACGAACAACACGTCGTTCAATCACATCAAAGAATACAAGGGAACGGTAAATGCCTATTTTTGGCAATCACTGGCTCTGTTGTTCGGGAATAACCTGAAAGCCGATTACGAACCGAACGGACGGGATCGGGAAATCGAGCAGATCGTACGCACGCTTGAAAAAGAACACTCGTCTCACATCTCCCGGCGATAA
- a CDS encoding YqgE/AlgH family protein, translating into MEKEFQDLFQIRHNDDRVEVGKVLIAEPFLEGKYFNRSVVYMVEHDPSGSVGFVLNKPLPYTTSELVKELEGVYFPVYIGGPVERNQLYYIHRRNDIPDSEEIAKGIYWGGDFKALTEMLKAGKILEGEIRFFAGYSGWTDSQLENELLENSWMVGAIPTNTLFTIPNEGLWEQAMSSLGGRYKLWANFPEDPILN; encoded by the coding sequence GTGGAAAAGGAATTTCAGGATCTGTTTCAGATACGTCACAACGATGACCGTGTTGAGGTGGGAAAGGTGTTGATTGCAGAACCTTTTCTGGAAGGTAAGTATTTTAATCGTTCCGTGGTCTACATGGTGGAGCATGACCCGAGTGGGAGCGTGGGTTTTGTATTGAATAAGCCGTTACCTTACACGACTTCCGAGTTGGTAAAAGAACTCGAAGGTGTATATTTTCCCGTGTATATTGGTGGCCCCGTGGAGCGTAATCAGTTGTATTACATCCACCGGAGAAATGATATACCGGACTCGGAAGAGATCGCGAAGGGAATATATTGGGGAGGTGACTTTAAGGCTTTGACGGAGATGTTGAAAGCCGGAAAGATATTAGAAGGTGAGATTCGTTTCTTTGCAGGATATAGTGGTTGGACGGATAGTCAGTTGGAGAATGAACTGTTGGAGAATTCTTGGATGGTGGGAGCGATTCCTACCAACACGTTGTTTACCATCCCGAACGAGGGTTTATGGGAACAGGCCATGAGTTCTCTGGGAGGAAGATATAAGCTGTGGGCGAATTTCCCGGAAGATCCGATTCTTAATTAA